Genomic segment of Aquarana catesbeiana isolate 2022-GZ linkage group LG09, ASM4218655v1, whole genome shotgun sequence:
ggcttaAGTAAGGGGTCTGGACTACCTAATTGGATTAAAAAAATCTGGGCTATTTTCCTGACTCTCATTAGACATAAAGAAGTGAGTTGGAGGTAGGCTGCACTGTAAGAATTTAATAGtggaaattcagttttttacagatGCCTTGTCCTGTCCTGTAAAAAGAAccattaacatggggggggggggggggtctttagaGTAGAGATTGGAAAGTGTCATGACACACTTTCTCCATACTTCATATTCCCAGTTCTCCACCAGCCAGTGCCATGTCATGATTGAAAACCACATAGTATTTTACAGGATGGGTCCACATCTGACAGACGCAGAGATTTCTGGAATTACATTATTACACGCCCAATCCAAAATCTCGCATTTataatatgaaacaaaaaaaaaaaaaggaaagaccaAAAGGCCGGACTTTAGAGGCAAATTGGACcacattattttttataaaatcCGTATCTTATTTATAAACATGTTTCAtgtgcattttttacattttcttgccAATAAAAACGTATATACAGAATATGGCGGACGAGGGCCCAGTACTTAAGGTATATTGTTGTTACATGAAATCAAGTGAGGCAACGGGTTTCGCTGATCCGCCATCATGGATTCGTCATGTGCAATATCTTCACCTTGCCTGAATCTGACAAGGTGAAGATATTGTACACGATGAATCcatgaaataccgtatttatcggcgtataacacgcaccccaagtttagtagggaattttaaggaaaaaaacttttaggagtaaagtttaagaaaaacttacattaaaatgcccatcaatgcagcgttatcggtgtccatctgcagccttgtcagtgcagctttgccccagtgcagccatgtcattgcagctttgccccagcGCAGCCATGtcattgcagctttgccccagtgcagccatgtcagtgcagccttgtcagtgcagctttgccccagtgcagccttgtcagtgcagccttgtcagtgcagccttgccccagggcagccttgtcagtgcagctttgccccagtgcagccttgtgtgattgccgccgacatacacagccatgtgtaaattcaaatatggcgccgagactgcagggactcgtcggagccgagatacacatacccctaagagtcctcggcttttctcggcgccgctcagtcacgcccagtcccgccctatgatggacataacacaggtccaatggcgggactgggcgtgactgtgagcggcgccgaggaATGCCGAAgatactcgggtatgtgtatctcggctccgacgagtccctgcagtctcagcgccatatttgaatttacacacagctgtgtatgtcggcggcaaaaGCCGCGATCGCCCCGATCagaacaaaattggcggggatcggcctataacacgcacccgcgattttcccctgattttatatgtcgtgttatatgccgataaataagaTTTATGTCTATGCAGTTTTTCCATTTAGACAGTGAGACCTGTTTTTCTTCTATCTCCCCTTTCGTATGTCCTGAAGAAGTGGATCAGCGAAACgcattgacgcacaggggctcacttacTTGATCTCATGTAACACAATAACatgccttaaagtgattttaaagtgtagttttttttctctattaaaaaaaaaaaaaaagtcatatctctgtgcagtggatttgcacagggcagcccagatcctcctcttctcgggtccctcttctgctctcctggcccctcccttctgtcaaatgcccccgcagcaagcagcttgctttggggacaCCCGAGCCCAGTCACAGCTCCGTCtgtcattcagacacggagcaccgccccctctatctcctgattgCCTGACTGACTttgtcagcagtgggagccaatcatgccgctgctgtgcctcagccaatcaggagcgagagtctcagatggccgagacactcgtggacagcgCTGGACAGAtaggtttaggtaagtattagggtggctgctacacacaggtttttttatcttaatgcaaagaatgcattaagataaacattctgctattacaacccctttaagtactggGCCCTCATCCGTCATATTCTGTATATACATGTTTCTACGTGCATTTTTAAAATGTTCTTGTTTATAAATAAGATATGGATTTTATAGAAAATAATGTGGTCCAATTAGCCTCTAAAGTCCGGCCTTTTGGTCTTTCCTCTTTTTTGTTTCAAATTATATTAACGGGTGTGGCAAAGGAGTGGTTTCAATAATCCTATCAGCATCTACAGTATAATCTGTTGCAGCATTTGTTAAAAGTACATAATGAGAGATTTGTAAACATGGTCACAGAATCACAGTTAAACATGCAAAATCACAATTACAAAAGTATTACAAAATGTTATAGAAATACAGGAAGACTACTGAATAATCAAAACGCATACGCAGGAGCAAAACCACCTGACACTGCAGCTGTGGTGGAACTACAAATTCCAGGAGGCCTTGTTGGCTTTAGGGACGTGTATTTCTACTGCAGCTGGTTTTTAGTGGAAGTTCTATATTCATATAACAGTCCATTTGATCTTTCAATCCTTTATAGGAAGCCATGCAGCATTATCAATAAAAAGAAACAATGCCTGCTAAGAATGCACATTGTCAGATTGTTACTGGACTtgcaaactaaagctggccatagatggatcgaaatttggccgattTGATCCATGTGTAAATGGAATTCGATTGTTAATATTGACTTTTATAAAACAGGCTTGCTGGAAATTTTTTCTCAATCagctggctgcagctgctgatcagtgaaTTGTGACTGGAGAGTCCCGCTGTCCTGACAGGGAGACTCCTCTATCCACCTCgcttatgtggatggaggaatccattcttcttttttttttttttttttcccgttcagCCCACTGGCAGATCGCAGATAAACAGATCATTCTATGGCCAGTGGTGGGGTGTCAGGttgagggaggggggatggtggggTGTCAGGTGGGGGGATGGTGGGGTgtcaggttgggggaggggggatggtggggtgtcaggttgggggaggggggatatgaggACAGGTATGACACACAGAAGGAGGAGGTGGGGAGAAGGGAGGtgtatgtgtatatttttatatatatatatatatatatatatatatatatatatatatatatatatatatatatatatatatatatatatatatatgacatcggTCTCTCCTCcatacaacaataataataaacagaTCATTCTATGGCCAGCTAAGGACTAGCTGGCAGAAATCCAAACTTCCATGCATGCCTAAACTGTAACCTGTCTACTGACTCAAAGTTCCAAAACGCGTCCTTAGTTTTTTGGCAATGGCTTCCTGTACAGCTTTTCATGAACTAAACACCGACAGCGCTACTTTGATGACCCGTGTTTCAGACATAAGTCAGCCTGGTAATAAATATACGAACATTGCCCCCAATTTTACAGAGGTGGTGCCACTTTTTAAATACCTGTAGGCTTAATATAAATATTCTATTagtgtcagtcagcagctctctgctcactggagcgttgggctTTTGAAGGGCtgaagcggccggctcaggctctcagcggctcgcagagaggctgagctgggtgttggTCCAAGGACCTGGCAGATCCTCCCTTTTATTGTTGTGATGACGCAGGCCGTGGACCTACTTCTGTGATGTCACCAAAGaccggacttcagcctgctctctgctgcaaaactaactgcactcctgcgatccataaaagtacagccaaacgagctttggttaTACTTTTCCTTTAAAACCCCTGAGTGACAGTCTAAACAGGTCCCAAATCCAGTTAATAATCGATgcacacacgaaaaaaaaaaaaagaaaatcttcctTTCCTGACTAAGCCAAATCCTTTGTGTCTCACCTGcgccccctcccagacactgcagctcacaatggGAGGGTTCCAGCAGCAGAGGCAGTGCTGCCAATCCAGAAAGCAGAGCGAAGGAATAGGTGTGACCGGCTGCTGACTAACAAGCTACTGATGTGTGAATCAGTAGAGAAGGTACAACCTACATGAGAGTGACAacactgctctgaattcaggagcagtacaGCTGCATTTCCACTGGGTCACaaaaagctgcattaggtggacttcactggcaggatctaTATTAGTTTTATATTAGTTTTACGGAAAACTATAAAAGTTATAGGCAATATcattttttagcagaggttccctaggcctgaaaattacttagaaatggGTAGAAATGTTGATAAGGGCTGTTTTAAGCCCTAAAAAGAGATTTTCAAAAAGTGCCAAAACCTTTTAAAAGGTatcagaataaataaaataaaggttctTCATAAATACCAAACCAAAGAGGACACAGAGGGATCGGGGGTACAGCTGCTTTTGGATATCATCACAAACAAAAGGTCTTTAGCTGCACAGTATTTGGGAACCCCAAGTTATAAACAGTAGAGTCCCTCTTGTATTGAAAGAGGCAGGAGTGCATGAAGTTCATCCAAAACATAACTGATCTGAAACATAATTCTAATAGTCATAGTGGTTCAGTAATGAAATGTAAACTTCAGCAGTTGGGGTGTCTGAAGCTGCCCAAGATATTTCacacagggataaaaaaaaaaaaaactagtctgTTGCTAGTAGGAACCATGCAAAGGTAGAAGAATATTCTGGCAGCCGCAAACCATTCCCAATTATAGGATCACCAGATAAAAGCTCGCTTCATCCAAGCCACATCCCCAACATGTTTTGGAGCCGTAGCTTGGACGGAGCAAactgagggtgtttttttttttcaattttttttgttaaaatgcaaTTAATAAGAACAATGGTCACAAGATTTGGCTGACAAGTTAAGTAAAGAAagactatatacagtatgttagtaTAAGCTGAACGGGAGCCTAGCAGCGCATTCTAGTGTGCATTGAGTCAGGATGGACCCACtcccagcctgcaccctcactCACAGTGGCTTCCACTTCATAGGACGATGGTTTCCTGAGCAGGATCCAAATGTAATATTCAGGGTAGCAGGAACCATATTTCTTATACCTTgcggagtttaaaaaaaaaggaatgggaaaTTGTAAATGACAGCTGCCAATCAAGATACCCTTATCAAATATTGTTATACAGATAATCAGGAGCTGGTCTGTTGAACTTAGAAGCCATCTGAAGGCTTTCAGGGAGTGAACATATTTCTCATCCATAACAGAAAAGGTTCCAAAAAGTTAACTGCCAACACAGGTGCCTTGCTTATATCGTTTCAGGGATTCAGTTGGTCCAGGGCAAGGAACTAATCATAACCCCAATACCAACAAGACATATTTCCAACTTGTTAAGTGGCTCCATTTTCTCCTGAGTCCAAAGGCTGCCCAAATGTCCTGCAGAAGAGTAGGGTTAGCGGGGGACACCAGTGGTCTTCTTCCTCTTTCAGCATATTCCAGGCCTCCTGCATGCCACGGGGTGTAAGTTGGTGGGAGGTAAACATGGTCCGGTAGCAGCAACTGTTGTGCGGGATGGATGCAGAACCTGCTATCTTAGCAACATGTCGGGGGGCGATACCAGCTGCCTTTGCCAAGATGCCAGTGTAAACATCCTCAACTGCAGGCCAAGGGCCATTGCCAGCTTCCTGCAAAAGGTGACCAGCTGCTCCAAGAGACAAAATGTAGCCGGTGCCACTACAATACGGGGGGAAATGGTCTCCGGCATAAAGATCATGTGACACATAGTGCCGATTCTCTGGATCCCGAAAGACAGGGGCATGCCAGTGTATCCGGCCAAGATACTGGAGTTCCTGGTGCTGCTCCTTCAGAAAGGCTGACAGTGCCGGAGTGTTGATAAAGACATCGTCATCAGTCTTGAGCAAAAACCGAGCACCTTGGCACTTCTGCAAGGCCCATAACAATCCAGTCAGGGTTTTTAGTGTCAGGTTCCGGTAAGAGTCTGTGAAGTTGGCTTGAATGATGTCTCCATGAGCGACTGCCTCATGCACCAGGGCTGACCTCTCCTCTGCTTTATCAGGAACCGCCAAAACGAATAGAGTCAGAGATGAAGAAGATGTGGCAGAGGAGAGACTCCCCCAAGTTTGCCGAATTGCATCTCTCCTATCTCTATGGGAAGGAGCACTGGAGACTAAGACAAGGAGTAAGGGTGGTGGAGAGCAAGCATTGGCAGGAGAGAGCAGGAAAGGTGGCAAAGGGATGCTGGCGAGTCGAGAAGAGGAAAGCTGAGAAGGGTTTGGGTAGAAGATGGGCAGTGTCCGAGACAAACACTCTTCCAGATACCCGGAAAGAGACAGAAATAGCAGCAGCAGAAGTGAAGAGATAAGAAGAAACATGGAAGGCCAGCGCCGTCTATGAATGCAGAACAAGCGCAGGCATGCACCAATAAGTGGTCGCATGATGTGAAGAGCTGGATACTTCCCCCGTTCTCTAAGCTCTGCTATGTGATCCTAGCAGAATGCAACCGGCTTACTCTTCACCTGGGTTCTTTAGGTGGCTACTTGTGATCACATCCTATCAGGACTCAGCCGTTGTCTTTGTCTGCTTGACGGTAGATTGAGAGGTGGGATTTGGGCTTTGTTTTCTGAAGAACAGGTTCAGTGCATGGATATCCCGAAGTGGGTCTTCATATCTTGAGCTATTCTGAGCTAATATGTAATTCATAATCACACCTGAGGGCTGCATTCCAGTAGATAAGACAACACATGGTGATAAATGTAGAGGCGGGGTATAGAGTATcgctaaaagataaaaaaaaaaaaaaaaaaaaaaaaaaaggacaaaacagaAAGATAAGTTGAAGAGTAAAAGAAATTTGGCCCTTAATATCAGTTGCGGGTCACAGAAAGACAAAAAGTATcacaagattattattttttttttaaggactgtAAGGACCCAATACCAACAAGACATATTTCCAACTTGTTAACTGGCTCCATTTTCTCCTTGATTCAAAGGCTGCCCAAATGTCCTGCAGAAGAGTAGGGTTAGCGGGGGGACACCAATGGTTTACACTACTCTTAATGAATAATGCTGGTGATAAGGTTATGGCAAACCTTAAAGTATTAGTGagggttcgttttttttaaatgacaaacatgttatacttacctgctctgtgtaatggttttgcacagagcatcccggatccttctcttctccccctccctgcctagTGTCCCTgtagcaagccacttgctctggGGGCAACCGTGTGTGCTCGCAGCTGGGCCCTGCTCTTTGTTTCCATAAAAACACTcggcctctgcccccccccccccccccatcactggctctgattgacagcagtgggagccaatggctcctgctgctatatcACAGCGAATGAGgagcgagagagcagagagaggctTGGCTCTCGTGCatatcactggatcaagatcaggtttAGGTATGTATATTTAGGGGGGCTACAGGGGAAGCTGCATGCAGCAGGTTTTTGACCATACTGCATAGAAACCTtctgccttaacaaccactttaaggtttaggGTTGGGATTGGTAGCTAGGTTTAGGTTAAATTATTATGTTTAGAGGTTTTTTTATTGGTCTGATATTTAAGGGGTTAATTACTAAaacgggtgcagctctgcatagaaaccaatcagcttacaggttttattgtcaaagcttaaaggatatgtaaaggttcatttaaaaaaaacaaaaaaacaaacat
This window contains:
- the LOC141107465 gene encoding beta-1,3-galactosyltransferase 4-like; its protein translation is MRPLIGACLRLFCIHRRRWPSMFLLISSLLLLLFLSLSGYLEECLSRTLPIFYPNPSQLSSSRLASIPLPPFLLSPANACSPPPLLLVLVSSAPSHRDRRDAIRQTWGSLSSATSSSSLTLFVLAVPDKAEERSALVHEAVAHGDIIQANFTDSYRNLTLKTLTGLLWALQKCQGARFLLKTDDDVFINTPALSAFLKEQHQELQYLGRIHWHAPVFRDPENRHYVSHDLYAGDHFPPYCSGTGYILSLGAAGHLLQEAGNGPWPAVEDVYTGILAKAAGIAPRHVAKIAGSASIPHNSCCYRTMFTSHQLTPRGMQEAWNMLKEEEDHWCPPLTLLFCRTFGQPLDSGENGAT